Part of the Propioniciclava sp. MC1595 genome is shown below.
GTTGTGGCAGCAGGCGTGCAGCACGACGACCGTGCCGGGGGCCGCGGCGCGCAGGTCGGCGAGCATGCCCTCGAAGTCGGCGCCCTTGGCCTCGGCGTCGTAGTAGGCGTACTTCTCGACGGTGAACCCGGCGCGGGTGAACAGCGCCTGGTGGTTCTCCCAGCTCGGGTTCGAGATGAGCACCTTGGCCTCAGGGTTGACCTGGCGCAGGAAGTCGGCACCCACCTTCAGGGCACCGGTGCCGCCCAGTGCCTGCACGGTGACGACGCGGTCGTGCACGCCGGAGCCCTCGCCGAAGACGAGGTCCTTCACGTCGGCGTCGTAGGTGGCCAGTCCGTCGATGGGCAGGTAGCCCTTCGCGGCGGCGGCCTCGGCGAGCTTCTTCTCGGCGGCCTCGACGCAGCGCAGCAGCGGGAGCTTGCCGGAGGCGTCCTGGTAGACACCGACCCCGAGGTTCACTTTCTTCGGGTTGGTGTCGGCCTTGAACTGCTCGGTGAGGCCGAGGATGGCGTCCGGGGGTGCCTGCTGGACATCGGAGAACAAGGACATGGGGTCCACCTTTCGTGCGCGGGATCCAGCCTAGTGCTGGGGTCCCCCCGACACACCGGCCGTCCGCAACGGCGGGCTGGTGGCCCACGTCGACGGTGGTGGCGGCCCCCGGACGCCCGGGCCCGGCCTGCTCGAGCAACAGGGCGCGCCGCTGCGCCACGGAGTTGCGGCTCCAGCCGTTGGTGTCGGTCTTGAACCACTGGCACCAGCAGCGGCGGGGGTCGCCGGGGGTGGCGAACACCGCCTCGAGGTCGGCCTCACTCGCCTCGTTCGCGGGCACCACGGTGATCTTCTCGGCCATGCACCCATCCTGCGCCCTTGGCCGATCTCCCGGTACCCCCGTGGGTCACGCCGACCGCAACGGCAGCGCGGCCATGGCCTCCAGCGCCTCGCCCGAGGTGCGGTAGACGGTCCACTCGTCCATCGCGACCGCGCCCATGGCCTTGTAGAAGTCGATCGAGGGCTCGTTCCAGTCGAGCACCCACCACTGGAACCGGCTGTAGCCACGCTCCACGCAGCGGCGGGCCAACGTGACCAGCAGGTCGCGGCCCAGCCCCGACCCGCGGTGGGCGGGGTCGACGTAGAGGTCCTCGAGGTAGATGCCGTGGCAGCCGTCCCACGTGGAGTAGTTCAGGAACCAGATCGCCATCCCGACCACGCGTCCGTCGACCTCGGCCACGTCGGCGAACAACGCCGGGTTCTGCCCGAAGAGGGCGCGATCGAGGGCGGACGCCGTGGCGGTGACGGCGTCCGGCTCTCGTTCGTAGACGGCCAGGTCGACGATGAACTGGTGGATGGCCTCGACGTCGCGGGGCTCGGCGGGTCTGATCACCCGCCCCAGTGTGCCGGGATCAGGCGGTCTCGTCAGCGGCACCGGTGCCGGGCTGGACGGTCCAGCTCGGGGGTTCGTCGCGGCCCGCCTCCTCGTCGGCCTCGGCATCCTCGGCCGTCGCCTGCACGATGCCCTGCGCGTGGTGCACGGGGGCGTAGACCGCGTACAGCTGCAGCGGCTCGTCGCCGGTGTTGATGACGTCGTGCCACATGCCGGCGGGCACCTGGATCGACCAGCCGTCCTCGACGGCCTGCTCGAAGGTCACCTCGTCCTTGGCGGGGCCCATGACGCAGCGGCCGGTGCCCGCGTCGACGCGCAGGAACTGGTCGGTCTCGGGGTGCACCTCGAGGCCGATCGAGCTGCCGACGGGGATGGACATGAGGGTGACCTGGAGGTACTTCCCGGTCCACGCGACCGTGCGGTAGTTCTCGTTCTCGACGGTCGCGCCCTCGATGTCGAACGCGTTGGGGTTGGGTCCGTTATCGATGATGTCCATGGACCCCACGGTACCCAGCCGGGGGCCGGCCGCCCAGCGAGGCG
Proteins encoded:
- a CDS encoding GNAT family N-acetyltransferase — encoded protein: MIRPAEPRDVEAIHQFIVDLAVYEREPDAVTATASALDRALFGQNPALFADVAEVDGRVVGMAIWFLNYSTWDGCHGIYLEDLYVDPAHRGSGLGRDLLVTLARRCVERGYSRFQWWVLDWNEPSIDFYKAMGAVAMDEWTVYRTSGEALEAMAALPLRSA
- a CDS encoding cupin domain-containing protein; the encoded protein is MDIIDNGPNPNAFDIEGATVENENYRTVAWTGKYLQVTLMSIPVGSSIGLEVHPETDQFLRVDAGTGRCVMGPAKDEVTFEQAVEDGWSIQVPAGMWHDVINTGDEPLQLYAVYAPVHHAQGIVQATAEDAEADEEAGRDEPPSWTVQPGTGAADETA